A stretch of Clostridium sp. BJN0001 DNA encodes these proteins:
- a CDS encoding O-acetylhomoserine aminocarboxypropyltransferase/cysteine synthase family protein has translation MNERKYKFETIQVHAGQETADKSTDSRAVPIYQTSSYVFKDSAQGAARFALKEPGNIYGRLTNPTEDIFEKRIAALEGGVAAVATASGAAAITYAVLNISQQGDNIVSASSLYGGTYNLFKHTLPRYGITTKFVKEDDLESFKKAIDSKTKAIYIETLGNPNCNIIDVDEVAKIAHEHKIPLIVDNTFATPYLFRPIEHGADIVVHSATKFIGGHGTSIGGVIIDSGKFDWFSSEKFLQLSKEDPSYHGFVFAKDAAPAGFAVRVRAILLRDTGATISPFNSFLFLQGLETLSLRVERHVYNALKVVEFLNNNDKVEKVNHPSLPNSKYNKLYKKYFKNGAGSIFTFEIKGGSKEAQKFINKLKIFSLLANVADVKSLVIHPASTTHAQLTKKQLIETGIKENTIRLSIGTENIDDIIYDLNNAFKD, from the coding sequence ATGAATGAAAGAAAATATAAGTTCGAAACAATTCAAGTACATGCGGGGCAGGAGACAGCTGATAAGTCGACTGATTCAAGAGCAGTTCCTATTTATCAGACATCTTCTTATGTATTTAAAGATTCAGCACAAGGGGCAGCAAGATTTGCACTAAAAGAGCCGGGAAATATTTATGGAAGGCTTACAAATCCTACAGAAGATATTTTTGAAAAACGTATAGCAGCACTTGAAGGTGGAGTAGCAGCTGTAGCAACAGCATCAGGAGCAGCTGCAATTACTTATGCGGTATTAAATATATCTCAGCAAGGAGATAATATAGTATCTGCAAGTTCACTTTATGGTGGAACATATAATTTATTTAAACACACTCTTCCAAGGTATGGAATAACAACTAAATTTGTTAAAGAGGATGATTTAGAAAGTTTTAAGAAGGCTATAGATAGTAAAACAAAGGCTATATATATAGAAACACTTGGAAATCCTAATTGCAATATAATAGATGTTGATGAAGTCGCAAAAATAGCACATGAACATAAAATACCACTAATTGTAGATAATACTTTTGCAACTCCATATCTTTTTAGACCTATAGAACATGGTGCTGATATAGTGGTTCACTCTGCAACTAAATTTATTGGAGGCCATGGCACTTCTATTGGAGGAGTTATAATTGATTCTGGAAAATTTGATTGGTTTTCATCAGAAAAGTTTTTGCAGCTTTCAAAAGAAGATCCAAGTTATCATGGTTTTGTTTTTGCAAAAGATGCTGCACCAGCAGGATTTGCAGTAAGAGTTCGTGCAATATTATTAAGAGATACAGGAGCAACTATAAGTCCATTTAATTCATTTTTGTTTCTGCAGGGGCTTGAAACACTTTCTTTAAGAGTGGAAAGGCATGTATATAATGCATTAAAAGTAGTGGAATTTTTAAATAATAATGATAAAGTAGAAAAGGTAAATCATCCATCTTTGCCTAATAGTAAGTATAATAAATTATATAAAAAATATTTTAAAAATGGAGCAGGCTCAATTTTTACATTTGAGATTAAAGGTGGATCTAAAGAAGCTCAGAAATTTATAAACAAACTTAAGATTTTTTCTCTTCTTGCAAATGTAGCGGATGTTAAATCTTTAGTTATTCATCCAGCAAGCACAACACATGCACAGCTTACGAAAAAGCAGCTTATTGAAACAGGAATAAAAGAAAATACAATAAGACTTTCTATAGGAACTGAAAATATTGATGATATAATTTATGATTTAAATAATGCATTTAAGGATTAA
- a CDS encoding immunoglobulin-like domain-containing protein yields the protein MKKKIFIFIFMVVIYIFAIPVSNVYADGWESNNGKWFYKLDNGEYRKGWIFDKNDWYYLKEDGSMATGWLKNSEKWFYFRDSGKMANNVNVDGYYLGADGSLDSDVKNNEVNTDDVDLDVIYAEPYNNIKVNIINKSKNEISYTLSYKIYKLQNNSWVDISKNTNKNIFDIAIMLEPNEVNSQNIDLNNLYEKLIPGQKYMISKKIGNKDVAQEFSIEP from the coding sequence ATGAAAAAGAAGATATTTATATTTATTTTTATGGTTGTTATATATATTTTTGCTATTCCTGTTTCAAATGTTTATGCAGATGGATGGGAAAGTAATAATGGAAAATGGTTTTATAAATTAGATAACGGTGAATATCGTAAAGGATGGATATTTGATAAAAATGATTGGTATTATTTAAAAGAAGATGGAAGTATGGCTACTGGTTGGCTTAAAAATAGTGAAAAATGGTTTTACTTTAGAGATTCTGGAAAGATGGCAAATAACGTAAATGTTGATGGATATTATTTAGGAGCAGATGGATCTCTTGATTCAGACGTAAAAAATAATGAAGTGAATACTGACGATGTAGATCTTGACGTTATTTATGCAGAACCTTATAATAATATTAAGGTAAATATTATAAACAAAAGTAAAAACGAGATATCATATACGCTTTCTTATAAAATTTATAAGCTGCAGAATAATTCATGGGTAGATATTTCAAAAAATACTAATAAAAATATTTTTGATATTGCAATTATGCTTGAACCAAATGAGGTGAATTCTCAGAATATAGATTTAAATAATTTGTATGAAAAACTGATTCCAGGGCAAAAATATATGATATCAAAAAAAATAGGAAATAAGGATGTAGCTCAGGAATTCAGCATAGAGCCATAA
- a CDS encoding TIGR04540 family protein produces MRKVYKNPKELATCLKDVVDKYYDSLITEEKMKDVLSELIEHNRNEIYKDKNMSVKISNVIGKDRQDIIDKVARNILE; encoded by the coding sequence ATGAGAAAAGTTTATAAAAATCCTAAAGAACTTGCAACATGTCTTAAAGATGTTGTTGATAAATACTACGATTCATTAATTACAGAAGAAAAGATGAAAGATGTATTGTCTGAGCTTATTGAGCATAATAGAAATGAAATTTATAAAGATAAAAATATGTCAGTTAAAATATCGAATGTAATTGGAAAAGATAGACAAGATATAATTGATAAAGTAGCTAGAAATATTTTAGAATAG
- a CDS encoding universal stress protein has protein sequence MINKVLIPIDGTERSLHSFNFVRKIFDKDNVEITIMYVKELVVINGAVIEDEVNIAKIKGQEILKSARNMIKDYNVKTFMTFGYASDEILKKTKEEKYDIIVMTKSNKKGIIRMIGSVTSSVVKKAQCVVMVVPQ, from the coding sequence ATGATTAATAAAGTTTTAATACCAATAGATGGAACAGAAAGAAGTTTACATTCTTTTAATTTTGTAAGAAAAATATTTGATAAAGATAATGTAGAAATTACAATAATGTATGTTAAAGAACTTGTAGTCATAAATGGAGCTGTAATAGAAGATGAGGTAAATATAGCAAAGATAAAAGGTCAGGAAATTTTAAAATCAGCAAGGAATATGATAAAAGATTATAATGTTAAAACATTTATGACTTTTGGATATGCGAGCGATGAAATATTAAAGAAAACTAAAGAGGAAAAATACGACATAATTGTTATGACTAAGTCAAATAAAAAGGGTATAATAAGAATGATAGGATCTGTTACTTCAAGTGTAGTAAAAAAAGCACAGTGTGTTGTAATGGTAGTCCCTCAGTAG
- a CDS encoding DNA-deoxyinosine glycosylase has translation MEHVEHNFDPVFDKNSKVLILGTMPSVKSREENFYYGHPRNRFWKIISKITGCSTYNTIEEKKKMLIKNKIAVYDVIKSCDINLSSDSSIKNVEPSDIDTIVKNSNIKTVFLNGDKAFKLYNKYFKNKFDLKIIKLPSTSPANARFKEENLLEKWKVIKEYIC, from the coding sequence ATGGAACATGTAGAACATAATTTTGATCCTGTATTTGATAAAAATTCTAAAGTTTTAATTCTTGGAACGATGCCGTCTGTAAAATCAAGAGAAGAAAACTTTTATTATGGACATCCTAGAAATAGATTTTGGAAAATCATATCAAAGATAACAGGATGCAGTACATATAATACAATTGAGGAAAAGAAAAAAATGCTTATTAAAAATAAAATAGCAGTATATGATGTAATAAAAAGTTGTGATATTAATCTATCAAGTGATAGCAGCATAAAAAATGTAGAGCCATCAGATATTGATACAATAGTAAAAAATTCGAATATAAAAACTGTATTTTTAAATGGTGATAAAGCTTTCAAACTTTATAATAAATATTTTAAAAATAAATTTGATTTAAAAATAATAAAACTTCCATCTACAAGCCCCGCAAATGCAAGATTTAAAGAAGAAAATTTGCTTGAAAAGTGGAAAGTTATAAAAGAATATATATGTTGA
- the trpS gene encoding tryptophan--tRNA ligase: MAKKIILTGDRPTGKLHIGHYIGSLKNRVALQNSGEYESYIMIADMQALTDNARNPEKIRNSLIEVALDYLAVGLDCQKSTIFVQSQIPELCELTTHYLNLVTLSRLERNPTVKAEIKQKNFENSIPAGFLVYPVSQAADITAFKADTVPVGEDQLPMIEQTREIVRSFNNIYGNILVEPEAIIPKDTCGRLPGTDGKAKMSKSIGNCIYLSDDADTIRKKVMSMYTDPDHIKVEDPGKIEGNTVFTYLDVFSEDKEKVAQMKEHYEKGGLGDMKVKKYLNEVIQAELEPIRNRRLEFEKNKDYVYKMLKDGSEKAREVAASTLREVREAIGLEYFK, encoded by the coding sequence ATGGCAAAGAAAATAATTTTAACTGGAGACAGACCAACAGGAAAATTACATATAGGACATTATATAGGTTCGTTAAAAAATAGAGTTGCTCTTCAAAATTCAGGAGAATATGAAAGTTATATTATGATAGCTGATATGCAGGCTCTTACTGATAATGCAAGAAATCCTGAAAAAATAAGAAATAGTCTTATTGAAGTTGCACTTGACTATTTAGCAGTTGGATTAGATTGTCAAAAATCTACCATTTTTGTTCAATCACAGATACCAGAACTTTGTGAACTTACTACACATTATTTAAATCTTGTTACACTTTCTAGACTTGAAAGAAACCCTACTGTAAAAGCAGAAATAAAACAGAAGAATTTTGAAAATAGTATACCTGCAGGATTTTTAGTTTATCCTGTAAGCCAGGCTGCTGATATTACAGCATTTAAAGCAGATACAGTACCAGTTGGAGAAGATCAGCTTCCTATGATTGAGCAAACAAGAGAAATAGTTAGAAGCTTTAATAATATTTATGGAAATATATTAGTAGAACCAGAAGCTATTATTCCTAAGGATACATGCGGAAGACTTCCAGGAACAGATGGAAAAGCTAAGATGAGTAAATCTATTGGAAACTGCATTTACTTATCTGATGATGCAGATACAATAAGAAAAAAAGTTATGTCAATGTATACAGATCCTGATCATATAAAAGTTGAAGATCCAGGAAAGATAGAAGGAAATACAGTATTCACTTACCTTGATGTATTTAGTGAAGATAAAGAAAAGGTTGCACAAATGAAGGAGCATTATGAAAAAGGTGGTCTTGGAGACATGAAAGTTAAGAAATATTTAAATGAAGTAATCCAAGCTGAACTTGAACCAATAAGAAATAGAAGATTAGAATTTGAAAAAAATAAAGATTATGTATATAAAATGCTTAAAGATGGTAGCGAAAAGGCAAGAGAAGTTGCTGCTTCTACATTAAGAGAAGTAAGAGAAGCAATAGGACTTGAATACTTTAAATAA